From Streptomyces sp. NBC_01460, a single genomic window includes:
- a CDS encoding phosphotransferase family protein: MDEVEVVVAHSERATLRVGDVFLKVDADQARVDVEVEAMSLAPVPTPEVLWRRPPVLAIAALPGTTLGRLGGPSTGSSAAWAAAGAAIRTLHDAPAPPWPGRAGRSTVALAAELDAACASLVTNGLLPADLVTHNRRVAEAALRPWTPVFTHGDLQIAHVFVDGDEVTGIIDWSEAGQGDALYDLATFTLGHEEHLDDVLAGYGTDIDLGVIRAWWSLRSLLAVRWLIEHGFDPFAPGCEVDVLRSRM, translated from the coding sequence ATGGATGAGGTCGAAGTCGTCGTCGCCCATTCCGAGCGCGCGACCCTGCGTGTCGGCGACGTGTTCCTGAAGGTGGACGCCGATCAGGCGCGCGTCGACGTCGAGGTCGAGGCGATGTCCCTCGCGCCTGTTCCGACCCCGGAGGTCCTCTGGCGCAGACCGCCCGTGCTCGCGATCGCCGCACTCCCGGGGACGACGCTCGGGCGCCTCGGGGGGCCGTCGACCGGGTCGTCGGCGGCGTGGGCCGCGGCGGGCGCCGCCATCCGGACGCTGCACGACGCGCCGGCGCCACCCTGGCCCGGCCGGGCCGGCCGGAGCACCGTCGCGCTGGCCGCGGAACTCGACGCCGCGTGCGCGTCGCTCGTGACGAACGGCCTCCTGCCCGCTGACCTGGTCACCCACAACCGCCGGGTCGCCGAGGCGGCGCTGCGGCCGTGGACCCCGGTGTTCACACACGGCGACCTCCAGATCGCGCACGTCTTCGTGGACGGCGACGAGGTCACGGGCATCATCGACTGGTCCGAGGCGGGCCAGGGGGATGCCCTGTACGACCTCGCCACCTTCACGCTCGGACACGAGGAGCACCTCGACGACGTCCTCGCCGGCTACGGCACCGACATCGACCTCGGCGTGATCCGGGCGTGGTGGTCGTTGCGAAGCCTGTTGGCGGTTCGCTGGCTGATCGAGCACGGCTTCGACCCGTTCGCTCCGGGCTGTGAGGTCGACGTGCTGAGATCCCGGATGTGA
- a CDS encoding glycoside hydrolase family 15 protein — protein MDDYPLIENHGLIGDLQTAALVTTDATIDWFCCPRFDSPSVFGALLDRRKGGHFTVRPAAETYTTKQLYHPDTAVLVTRFMTEAGAGEVVDFMPVTGTTATDRHRLVRILRCVRGSMTFEGEIAPRFDYGRKPHELHITEHGAVFTSQDMDLAVHAVREPQDERLLNILSGDDDLRFTLALQAGQQRGLVLESSPGGPPHEVRGAEFEQLFDETVLFWRSWLGQSTYTGRWREAVERSAVTLKLMTYAPTGALVAAPTAALPEQLGGERNWDYRFTWIRDASFSVYALLGMGFKEEAAAFNSWLHDRVREEAGQGDGAGPLNIMYRVDGSSDMAEESLEHWEGYCGSAPVRIGNGAATQRQLDIYGEALDSIYFAHQHGMHLDHRGWTALHTLLDWLVDHWDQPGEGLWETRGGRKDFTYGRVMSWVAFDRAVRIAYDDGRPAARGRWVDARDEIYAQVLSRGWDPRKQAFVQHYGDDVLDSSLLRMPTVGFITPDDPMWKSTLDAMEHELVSDSLVYRYNPEASPDGLRGSEGTFSLCTFMYVDALARAGRTDQARLVLEKMLTYANHLGLYSEEIGLTGRQLGNFPQAFTHLALIDAAITLDAKLNGARTGGS, from the coding sequence GTGGACGATTACCCCCTCATCGAGAACCACGGTTTGATCGGCGATCTGCAGACTGCCGCACTCGTGACGACCGATGCGACGATCGACTGGTTCTGCTGCCCGCGCTTCGACTCACCCAGCGTCTTCGGCGCTCTGCTCGACCGGCGGAAGGGCGGCCACTTCACCGTCAGGCCTGCCGCGGAGACCTACACCACCAAGCAGCTCTACCACCCGGACACCGCCGTGTTGGTCACGCGCTTCATGACCGAAGCCGGGGCGGGAGAGGTGGTCGATTTCATGCCGGTGACCGGCACGACGGCCACGGACCGGCACCGTCTGGTCCGCATACTGCGCTGTGTCCGGGGGAGCATGACGTTCGAGGGCGAGATCGCTCCGCGCTTCGACTACGGCCGTAAGCCGCACGAGCTGCACATCACCGAGCACGGAGCCGTGTTCACTTCACAGGACATGGACCTCGCCGTCCACGCCGTCCGTGAGCCTCAGGACGAGCGGCTGCTGAACATCCTCTCCGGTGACGACGACCTGCGCTTCACCCTGGCTCTGCAGGCGGGGCAGCAGCGCGGGCTGGTCCTCGAGTCGTCCCCCGGCGGGCCGCCGCACGAGGTCCGGGGAGCGGAGTTCGAGCAACTCTTCGACGAGACGGTCCTCTTCTGGCGCTCCTGGCTGGGGCAGTCCACCTACACGGGCCGCTGGCGGGAAGCGGTCGAGCGTTCCGCCGTGACCCTGAAGCTCATGACCTACGCGCCGACCGGCGCCCTCGTCGCCGCCCCCACCGCTGCTCTGCCCGAACAGCTGGGGGGAGAGCGCAACTGGGACTACCGGTTCACCTGGATCCGTGACGCGTCGTTCTCGGTGTACGCCTTGCTGGGTATGGGATTCAAGGAAGAGGCGGCGGCCTTCAACAGCTGGCTGCACGATCGCGTGAGGGAAGAGGCCGGCCAGGGTGACGGTGCGGGACCGCTGAACATCATGTACCGGGTCGACGGCTCGTCCGACATGGCCGAGGAGTCCCTGGAGCACTGGGAGGGCTACTGCGGCTCCGCACCGGTCCGCATCGGCAACGGAGCGGCGACCCAGCGGCAACTGGACATCTACGGCGAGGCACTCGACAGCATCTACTTCGCCCACCAGCACGGGATGCACCTCGACCACAGGGGCTGGACCGCGCTGCACACCCTTCTCGACTGGCTGGTGGACCACTGGGACCAGCCCGGAGAAGGGCTGTGGGAGACCCGCGGCGGCCGGAAGGACTTCACCTACGGCCGGGTGATGTCCTGGGTCGCCTTCGACCGTGCCGTTCGGATCGCCTACGACGACGGCCGCCCCGCCGCCCGCGGCCGCTGGGTGGACGCGCGTGACGAGATCTACGCGCAGGTGCTCAGCCGGGGATGGGACCCGCGGAAGCAGGCCTTCGTCCAGCACTACGGCGACGACGTGCTCGACTCGTCGCTGCTGCGCATGCCGACGGTCGGCTTCATCACCCCCGACGATCCGATGTGGAAGTCCACGCTGGACGCCATGGAGCACGAGCTGGTCAGCGACAGCCTGGTCTACCGCTACAACCCCGAGGCGTCACCCGACGGGTTGCGAGGCTCCGAGGGAACGTTCTCCCTGTGCACGTTCATGTACGTCGACGCCCTGGCGCGAGCCGGACGCACCGACCAGGCCCGGCTGGTGCTCGAGAAGATGCTCACGTACGCCAACCACCTGGGCCTGTACTCCGAGGAGATCGGCCTGACGGGACGGCAACTGGGCAACTTCCCGCAGGCCTTCACGCACCTGGCCCTGATCGACGCGGCGATCACCTTGGACGCGAAGCTCAACGGGGCTCGCACAGGCGGATCGTGA
- a CDS encoding glutamate decarboxylase: MTMRDDAALFGNRFLTAPAPSETFPEKGMAATDAMRLVDVDLAMEGDPQRNLATFVTTWMEPEAQRLIAENLHRNFIDHAEYPISAEIEQRCVRMLADLFHAPGKTTGCRTQGSSEAIMLGALSLKWKWRERRKAAGLSVDRPNLVFGGDVHVVWEKFCRYFDVEPRIVPLAEGKYTIGPEDVEPHLDENTIGVVAVLGTTFTGHKDDVVGIDELLRAVRKERDLDIPIHVDAASGGFVWPFLYPDSKWDFRLEQVRSINVSGHKYGLVYPGVGWLIFREESDLAEDLVFYENYLGKTDATFTLNFSTGSAMVLAQYYNFVRLGRQGYTYVMKIMQENARALADNLRDSGRFEVIGSDAEQLPLVAFRLAGKHSYDESDVAWQLSAERGWMVPAYTLPPQAEGVKIMRALVKETLSREQIHRLSQDITDACRTLDDKGSTHGVERAQVKRGTGY, encoded by the coding sequence ATGACTATGCGCGACGATGCGGCCCTCTTCGGTAACCGATTTCTGACCGCGCCCGCCCCCTCGGAGACCTTCCCCGAAAAGGGAATGGCCGCGACGGACGCGATGAGGCTCGTGGACGTCGATCTGGCCATGGAGGGCGACCCCCAGCGCAACCTCGCGACGTTCGTCACCACATGGATGGAGCCGGAGGCGCAACGACTCATCGCCGAGAATCTCCACCGCAATTTCATCGACCACGCGGAGTACCCCATTTCCGCCGAGATCGAGCAGCGTTGCGTGCGCATGCTCGCCGACCTCTTCCACGCGCCCGGAAAGACGACCGGATGCCGGACCCAGGGCTCTTCCGAGGCGATCATGCTCGGTGCGCTGTCACTGAAGTGGAAATGGCGCGAACGCCGCAAGGCGGCCGGCCTGTCGGTGGACAGGCCCAACTTGGTCTTCGGCGGAGACGTCCATGTCGTGTGGGAGAAGTTCTGCCGCTACTTCGACGTCGAGCCGCGGATCGTGCCCCTCGCGGAGGGCAAGTACACGATCGGCCCGGAGGATGTGGAGCCCCACCTCGACGAGAACACGATCGGCGTCGTCGCCGTGCTCGGCACCACCTTCACCGGGCACAAGGACGATGTCGTCGGGATCGACGAGCTTCTGCGGGCGGTCCGCAAGGAGCGGGACCTCGACATCCCCATCCATGTCGACGCCGCCAGCGGCGGCTTCGTGTGGCCGTTCCTCTACCCGGACTCGAAATGGGACTTCCGGCTCGAGCAGGTCCGCTCCATCAACGTCTCGGGGCACAAGTACGGATTGGTCTACCCCGGCGTCGGCTGGCTCATCTTCCGAGAGGAGTCCGACCTGGCCGAGGACCTCGTGTTCTACGAGAACTATCTGGGCAAGACCGACGCGACGTTCACCCTGAACTTCTCCACCGGCTCGGCCATGGTGCTCGCCCAGTACTACAACTTCGTGCGTCTCGGCCGCCAGGGCTACACCTACGTCATGAAGATCATGCAGGAGAACGCCCGCGCGCTGGCGGACAACCTGCGTGACAGCGGCCGCTTCGAAGTGATCGGCAGCGACGCCGAACAACTGCCCCTCGTCGCTTTCCGCCTCGCCGGCAAGCACTCCTACGACGAGTCCGACGTCGCCTGGCAGCTCTCGGCCGAGCGCGGCTGGATGGTGCCCGCGTACACCCTCCCGCCCCAGGCAGAGGGTGTGAAGATCATGCGTGCGCTGGTCAAGGAAACCCTGAGCCGCGAGCAGATCCATCGCCTGAGCCAGGACATCACCGACGCGTGCCGCACGCTGGACGACAAGGGCTCGACTCACGGTGTCGAACGGGCCCAGGTCAAGCGCGGGACCGGTTACTGA
- a CDS encoding DUF2254 domain-containing protein, which translates to MRTMFSWASVFRLRQYVKASLWIRPLFGLVLGVVLAELAVAADSSDWPPSGWRYSATTASGVLSAIVGAMIALLGFVVTIGVLVIQQATGTLSPRYMRLWYRDRLQKTVLATFTGTFAFAFSLLRSIESNSVPDLGVTLAGAAVAVSLLLLLVYLNRFTHNLRPVAIADLVGRMGEDVFERGTGTVRAAAPDHGDAAAPGGRVTVIRATGGGAIQALDTTGLSAVAARHSCVLSVPHVIGDYVHRGAVLVEIHGGTSTPDSRHVTGLIALGPERTIEQDPAFALRVLVDIAIRALSPAVNDPTTAVQVLNHIESFLTVVGRSPLPGRYVLAGDDGRPRLVLRGRAWEGYLQLAVSEIRDYGATSVQVCRRLRALLDALLDSLPPTHHPAVRKELDLLRESVERAFPDAARRAVAQTADSQGVGGRF; encoded by the coding sequence ATGCGGACCATGTTCTCCTGGGCCTCCGTGTTCCGGCTGCGGCAATACGTGAAGGCGAGCCTGTGGATCAGGCCGCTGTTCGGTCTCGTGCTGGGCGTCGTGCTGGCCGAACTGGCTGTCGCCGCGGACAGTTCGGACTGGCCACCGAGTGGCTGGCGCTACTCTGCGACGACGGCGAGCGGAGTCCTGAGCGCCATCGTCGGGGCGATGATCGCCCTTCTGGGGTTCGTCGTGACCATCGGTGTCCTCGTCATCCAGCAGGCCACCGGAACGCTGTCCCCGAGGTACATGCGGCTCTGGTACAGGGACCGGCTGCAGAAGACCGTGCTGGCCACCTTCACCGGCACCTTCGCGTTCGCCTTCTCCTTGCTCCGCAGCATCGAGTCGAATTCGGTGCCGGACCTCGGGGTGACCCTCGCCGGCGCGGCCGTGGCCGTCAGCCTCTTGCTGCTGCTCGTCTACCTCAACCGGTTCACGCACAACCTCAGGCCGGTCGCCATCGCCGATCTCGTCGGCCGTATGGGAGAGGACGTCTTCGAGCGAGGCACCGGGACGGTCAGGGCCGCGGCGCCGGACCACGGTGACGCGGCAGCGCCGGGCGGACGGGTGACCGTCATCCGTGCGACCGGAGGCGGAGCCATCCAGGCCCTCGACACGACAGGCCTCTCGGCGGTCGCCGCGCGACACAGCTGTGTGCTCTCCGTGCCTCACGTGATCGGTGACTACGTCCATCGGGGCGCCGTCCTCGTCGAGATCCACGGCGGCACGTCCACGCCCGACAGCAGGCACGTCACCGGTCTCATCGCGCTCGGCCCCGAGCGGACGATCGAACAGGACCCGGCCTTCGCCTTGCGGGTGCTCGTCGACATCGCCATCCGTGCTCTTTCGCCCGCTGTCAACGACCCCACCACCGCCGTACAGGTCCTCAACCACATCGAGTCGTTCCTCACCGTGGTCGGCCGGTCCCCACTTCCCGGCCGGTACGTACTGGCCGGGGACGACGGCAGACCGCGGCTCGTGCTCAGGGGGAGGGCCTGGGAGGGCTACCTTCAGCTCGCCGTCTCCGAGATCCGCGACTACGGGGCGACATCCGTACAGGTGTGCCGACGGCTACGCGCGTTGCTCGACGCACTGCTCGACAGCCTGCCGCCCACCCACCATCCGGCGGTCCGGAAGGAGTTGGACCTGCTGCGTGAGTCGGTGGAACGGGCGTTCCCCGATGCGGCGCGCCGCGCCGTCGCGCAGACGGCCGACAGTCAGGGCGTGGGAGGCAGGTTCTGA
- a CDS encoding cation:proton antiporter: MTDDEIYLGIALTLILAAGSQILASKLRVPALIILLPAGFTAGALTDVIHPDELMGRNFDVLVSMSVAVILYDAGLGLNLRKLTGRTRWIVGRLLLLGVLVTFLITAAVAPAMFDMPLRVASMLGVILVVSGPTVVGPLLDFVRPTDKVRRILIWEGTLTDPIGAILGALVFHAISTTHQVDIGRGYQLGQFALSMAVGLAGGAVGTAILWLTLRTLRLGETLGTLAQLATVIVVSAGADIIREDTGLIAAIVTGLAVTNISGFDMPARRPFFETLAQLIIGLLFVSISSTITPASLVPVLLPSLALIAVLVLLVRPLVAYASTAHAGLSGGERAFVGWMAPRGIVAAATATAFSANLVDRGVEGAAKILPVTFLVIVGTVLLYALSAAPVARRLGIVRPAGTRILLVGGEPWVVDLGRSLRSAGLDLLMWAGLAQERRRIADAGIQLATGDLLATATNPGARLEGVTAVFLATDDDDFNALASVVMQDSVEGPVYRVGPPHDSHGVVAPYTGGDILFGRSLVRHVLAARYEDGARFLVQPASAPLPPGSETLFVVRDALRLEPVTEKRRVTPGEGDSVVLLVPGADR; the protein is encoded by the coding sequence GTGACGGACGACGAGATCTACCTCGGGATCGCGCTGACCCTGATCCTCGCCGCGGGGTCACAGATCCTGGCGAGCAAGCTGCGCGTTCCCGCCCTCATCATCCTGCTGCCCGCAGGGTTCACCGCGGGTGCGCTGACGGACGTCATCCACCCCGACGAACTGATGGGCCGGAACTTCGACGTCCTCGTGTCGATGTCCGTCGCGGTGATCCTCTACGACGCCGGTCTCGGGCTCAACCTGCGCAAACTCACCGGCCGTACACGGTGGATCGTGGGACGCCTGTTGCTGCTCGGTGTACTCGTCACGTTCCTGATCACCGCCGCCGTCGCGCCGGCGATGTTCGACATGCCCCTCAGGGTCGCGTCGATGCTCGGCGTGATCCTGGTCGTCTCGGGTCCCACGGTCGTGGGCCCCCTCCTCGACTTCGTACGGCCCACGGACAAGGTGCGCCGCATCCTCATCTGGGAAGGGACCCTGACCGACCCGATCGGCGCCATCCTGGGCGCCCTGGTCTTCCACGCCATCTCCACCACGCACCAGGTCGACATCGGCCGGGGCTACCAACTCGGCCAGTTCGCCCTCAGCATGGCCGTGGGCCTGGCCGGTGGCGCGGTCGGCACGGCGATCCTGTGGCTGACGCTCCGCACGCTGCGGCTCGGTGAGACGCTCGGCACGCTCGCCCAACTGGCCACCGTGATCGTCGTGTCCGCGGGCGCCGACATCATCCGGGAGGACACCGGACTGATCGCCGCCATCGTCACGGGCCTCGCCGTCACCAACATCAGCGGATTCGACATGCCCGCGAGGCGTCCCTTCTTCGAGACGCTGGCCCAGCTGATCATCGGCCTGCTGTTCGTCTCCATCTCCTCCACGATCACACCGGCGTCCCTCGTCCCCGTGCTCCTTCCCTCCCTGGCCCTCATCGCCGTCCTCGTCCTCCTCGTCCGTCCGCTCGTCGCCTACGCGTCGACCGCGCACGCCGGGCTGTCCGGGGGCGAACGGGCCTTCGTCGGATGGATGGCCCCGCGCGGCATCGTCGCCGCGGCCACGGCAACGGCCTTCTCCGCGAACCTCGTGGACAGAGGAGTGGAGGGGGCCGCCAAGATCCTTCCTGTGACGTTCCTCGTGATCGTCGGCACGGTGCTCCTGTACGCCCTGAGCGCGGCCCCGGTCGCGAGACGGCTCGGCATCGTCAGACCCGCCGGGACACGGATCCTGCTCGTGGGCGGCGAGCCGTGGGTGGTGGATCTGGGAAGGAGCCTGAGATCGGCCGGCCTCGACCTGCTGATGTGGGCGGGCCTGGCGCAGGAGCGCCGACGGATCGCGGACGCCGGTATCCAGCTCGCCACGGGTGATCTGCTGGCCACGGCCACCAACCCGGGTGCCCGGCTGGAGGGCGTGACGGCGGTGTTCCTGGCCACGGACGACGACGACTTCAACGCGCTCGCCTCGGTCGTGATGCAGGACAGCGTCGAAGGACCCGTCTACCGGGTCGGGCCGCCCCATGACAGCCACGGTGTCGTGGCTCCCTACACCGGTGGGGACATCCTCTTCGGCAGATCACTCGTCCGTCACGTACTGGCCGCGCGGTACGAGGACGGCGCCCGGTTCCTGGTCCAGCCGGCCTCCGCTCCACTGCCGCCCGGGAGCGAGACCCTCTTCGTGGTCCGTGACGCCCTGCGGCTGGAACCCGTCACCGAGAAGCGGCGCGTCACCCCCGGAGAAGGGGACAGCGTCGTGCTGCTGGTTCCGGGCGCCGACCGGTGA
- a CDS encoding cytochrome d ubiquinol oxidase subunit II produces the protein MTADLMAGVLLLAIAAYTCAGGTDYGAGFWDLTAGGTERGKRPRWLIDHAMAPVWEVNNVWLIFVFVIMWTGFPPLFQAVFSAMWLPLALAAVGLVLRGAGFAFRKVVRRVAGRRLYGAVFAVASLVTPFFLGAAVGGVASGRVRLGTEASADAWSNPTSIVFGLLAVAATAFLGAVFLAADARRFDAPDLIGYFRRRGLLSLTVLVVLGVITLFVTGEDAPHVRHGLTHGAGLAFGIAAGAASFAAAWLLIRRPGGWARASAAAAIACAVIAWGLAQRPYLLPTSMTVAEGAGASTTLTWLAFVTLVALVVVVPAVVLLYWLDTRGDLEELTEADLRRGGDPRGGGEAGTT, from the coding sequence GTGACGGCCGACCTGATGGCAGGGGTCCTGCTGCTGGCCATCGCCGCGTACACCTGCGCGGGCGGCACCGACTACGGGGCCGGCTTCTGGGACCTGACCGCGGGAGGCACGGAACGCGGCAAGCGTCCGCGGTGGCTCATCGATCACGCGATGGCCCCCGTGTGGGAGGTCAACAACGTCTGGCTGATCTTCGTCTTCGTCATCATGTGGACCGGCTTCCCCCCTCTCTTCCAGGCCGTGTTCTCCGCGATGTGGCTGCCACTGGCGCTGGCCGCCGTGGGCCTCGTCCTGCGTGGCGCCGGCTTCGCCTTCCGCAAGGTCGTACGCCGAGTCGCCGGCCGACGGCTCTACGGTGCCGTGTTCGCTGTGGCCTCGCTCGTGACGCCGTTCTTCCTCGGCGCCGCCGTAGGAGGAGTCGCCTCGGGCCGTGTGAGGCTCGGCACGGAGGCGTCGGCGGATGCCTGGTCCAACCCCACCTCGATCGTGTTCGGCCTGCTCGCCGTCGCGGCGACGGCCTTCCTGGGCGCGGTCTTCCTGGCTGCTGATGCCCGCCGCTTCGACGCACCCGACCTGATCGGCTACTTCCGGCGGCGCGGGCTGCTGAGCCTCACCGTGCTCGTGGTGCTCGGGGTGATCACCCTCTTCGTCACCGGCGAGGACGCCCCGCACGTCCGGCACGGGCTCACCCACGGGGCGGGGCTGGCCTTCGGCATCGCCGCCGGAGCGGCGTCCTTCGCCGCGGCGTGGCTGCTCATCCGGAGACCGGGCGGCTGGGCCCGCGCCTCCGCGGCCGCCGCCATCGCCTGCGCGGTCATCGCCTGGGGCCTGGCTCAGCGCCCCTACCTCCTGCCGACATCGATGACCGTCGCCGAAGGCGCCGGGGCGTCGACCACGCTCACCTGGCTGGCCTTCGTCACCCTCGTCGCCCTGGTGGTCGTGGTCCCGGCCGTCGTCCTCCTGTACTGGCTCGACACCAGGGGCGATCTCGAAGAACTCACCGAGGCCGACCTGCGACGAGGCGGCGATCCCCGAGGCGGTGGCGAGGCGGGCACCACCTGA
- a CDS encoding cytochrome ubiquinol oxidase subunit I gives MHTSVPLLASAPDQLLPARELMAFTLASHIILVPLGVALPLITLVMHYRGLRHKDATALLLARRWSAVMAVQFAVGVVTGTVLSFEFGLLWPGLMGRWGDVFGIGFGVEAWAFFLEAVLIAIYLYGWRRLKPRTHFLLGLPLPAAALLGAFGILAANSWMNTPQGFSLDPAGNPTDVNIWKAIFTPMFGPQYWHFVVAMLLTAGYMVAGVYAVGRLRGRRDRYHRLGFTVPFTVAAVATPVQFVLGDAIARSVFHKQPVKFAAMEIVWKTDTRVPEYLFGRLHSDGSISGGIKVPLLDSVLAGFSPNTKVVGLTSVPADRRPTAVQATIAHWAFDIMVLIGSALVLLALWYGLVWLRHRRLPESTWFYRSAACAGLGSVVAVECGWIATEVGRQPWIVYQNMRVSEAVTATRSSTLWIMLSLVIVVYLFLFGSLLAVLLKLRTRWRLADAERGSGPSADPPESAGPYGPRATVRAGDGGAAPPSQGGRP, from the coding sequence ATGCACACCTCGGTCCCTCTCCTGGCGAGCGCTCCGGATCAACTCCTCCCGGCCCGGGAACTCATGGCCTTCACTCTGGCCTCCCACATCATCCTGGTCCCGCTGGGCGTGGCCCTGCCTCTGATCACCCTGGTCATGCACTACCGCGGCCTGCGCCACAAGGACGCGACCGCCCTCCTGCTGGCACGGCGATGGTCGGCGGTCATGGCCGTCCAGTTCGCCGTCGGGGTCGTCACGGGCACCGTGCTCTCCTTCGAGTTCGGTCTGCTCTGGCCGGGGCTGATGGGCCGGTGGGGCGATGTCTTCGGAATCGGCTTCGGGGTCGAGGCCTGGGCGTTCTTCCTCGAAGCGGTCCTCATCGCCATCTACCTCTACGGGTGGCGGCGGCTGAAGCCCCGGACACACTTCCTGCTCGGACTGCCGCTCCCGGCCGCGGCGCTCCTGGGGGCGTTCGGCATCCTGGCGGCCAACTCCTGGATGAACACACCGCAGGGCTTCTCCCTCGACCCCGCCGGCAATCCGACGGACGTGAACATCTGGAAGGCGATCTTCACGCCGATGTTCGGACCGCAGTACTGGCACTTCGTCGTGGCCATGCTGCTGACCGCGGGGTACATGGTGGCCGGCGTCTACGCGGTCGGCCGGCTGAGGGGACGCCGTGACCGTTACCACCGGCTCGGCTTCACCGTTCCCTTCACCGTCGCGGCGGTGGCGACACCGGTCCAGTTCGTGCTGGGCGACGCCATCGCCCGGTCGGTGTTCCACAAGCAGCCGGTCAAGTTCGCGGCCATGGAAATCGTCTGGAAGACCGACACCCGCGTACCGGAGTACCTGTTCGGCCGCCTGCACTCCGACGGTTCGATCTCGGGCGGCATCAAGGTTCCGCTGCTCGACTCCGTCCTCGCCGGATTCAGCCCGAACACGAAGGTCGTAGGTCTGACCTCCGTCCCGGCCGACCGACGGCCGACTGCCGTGCAGGCGACGATCGCCCACTGGGCCTTCGACATCATGGTCCTCATCGGCTCCGCCCTGGTGCTCCTCGCGCTCTGGTACGGCCTGGTCTGGCTGCGGCACCGCAGGCTTCCCGAGTCCACCTGGTTCTACCGCTCCGCGGCATGTGCGGGGCTGGGCTCGGTGGTGGCCGTCGAGTGCGGCTGGATCGCGACCGAGGTGGGACGCCAGCCCTGGATCGTCTACCAGAACATGCGCGTCTCCGAGGCCGTCACGGCGACGCGCTCGTCCACCCTGTGGATCATGCTCAGCCTGGTGATCGTCGTGTACCTGTTCCTCTTCGGTTCGCTCCTGGCGGTGCTGCTCAAGCTGCGCACCCGCTGGCGGCTCGCCGACGCGGAGCGGGGTTCCGGGCCCTCGGCGGATCCGCCGGAGTCGGCAGGCCCGTACGGCCCCCGCGCGACCGTCCGCGCGGGTGACGGCGGCGCGGCGCCCCCGTCCCAGGGCGGCCGGCCGTGA
- a CDS encoding SDR family oxidoreductase — protein MDSHVGAARGGLPVGLLKGQTALVTGANSGIGKGTAIALGRAGADVAVNYVSDRDAAEQVVEEITSFGVRAVAYEADVSQETQVTAMVDRAVQDFGTLDILVANAGMQRDARFTDMTLAQWQKVLDVNLTGQFLCAREAAKEFRRRGVVPEVSRAAGKIICMSSVHQLIPWAGHVNYASSKGGVQMMMQTLAQELAPEKIRVNAVAPGAIRTPINRSAWETPAARQDLLRLIPYDRIGDPEDIAHAVVLLASDLMDYVVGTTLYVDGGMTLFPGFATGG, from the coding sequence GTGGATTCCCACGTCGGGGCAGCGCGGGGTGGCCTGCCCGTCGGCTTGCTGAAGGGCCAGACGGCACTGGTGACCGGAGCCAATTCGGGCATCGGAAAGGGAACGGCCATCGCGCTGGGCCGGGCGGGCGCCGACGTGGCCGTGAACTACGTGAGCGATCGGGACGCCGCCGAGCAGGTGGTCGAGGAGATCACGTCGTTCGGGGTGCGCGCGGTGGCCTACGAGGCGGACGTGTCGCAGGAGACCCAGGTGACCGCGATGGTGGACCGTGCGGTCCAGGATTTCGGGACCCTCGACATCCTGGTCGCCAACGCCGGCATGCAGCGTGACGCCAGGTTCACCGACATGACCCTCGCCCAGTGGCAGAAGGTGCTCGACGTCAACCTCACGGGCCAGTTCCTGTGCGCACGGGAGGCGGCCAAGGAGTTCCGTCGGCGTGGGGTGGTCCCGGAGGTGTCCCGGGCGGCCGGGAAGATCATCTGCATGAGCTCGGTGCACCAGCTCATCCCCTGGGCGGGGCACGTGAACTACGCCTCCTCCAAGGGAGGCGTGCAGATGATGATGCAGACCCTGGCCCAGGAGCTCGCGCCGGAGAAGATCCGGGTGAACGCCGTCGCCCCCGGGGCGATCAGGACCCCCATCAACCGCAGCGCCTGGGAGACCCCGGCGGCACGCCAGGACCTCCTGCGGCTGATCCCCTACGACCGGATCGGTGACCCCGAGGACATCGCCCACGCCGTCGTCCTGCTCGCGTCCGACCTCATGGACTACGTCGTGGGGACGACGCTCTACGTCGACGGCGGGATGACGCTCTTCCCCGGGTTCGCGACCGGCGGCTGA